One window from the genome of Molothrus ater isolate BHLD 08-10-18 breed brown headed cowbird chromosome 5, BPBGC_Mater_1.1, whole genome shotgun sequence encodes:
- the NFAM1 gene encoding LOW QUALITY PROTEIN: NFAT activation molecule 1 (The sequence of the model RefSeq protein was modified relative to this genomic sequence to represent the inferred CDS: deleted 3 bases in 2 codons), translating into MQAIFYSHQEAKLCGLKCLWSSLWTPTSRSNTIVVQRSQPWCRVESDQKAEELASARNCLPNAVCVHLACPFANRRGSTSCPGMKIPDKPPAPLPFGSLCLGACLQPLTPVMIPNLKDIFLFLWLLQCGGGNVDVQQKPPIQVALLKEEISIPCKVIFPYMPKYTKFSISYYWINSLDQKTFIYSRVENVAIPSGEENKTAALSYDHRIMPLENTSSTGTYYCEVKWNGIQKIGKGVFVLIRDTGYINIFYSWEILITLTVLLAVLSITATALLLWKRKVLFPRRNQPNILRQKVETQLPSASPPLPPPVYDSLDVQQVDVYSSLENNTNNPSHRKNPPGKTPKKQETLEESSDTLYENI; encoded by the exons ATGCAAGCGATATTTTACAGCCATCAGGAAGCAAAGCTCTGTGGGTTAAAGTGCTTGTGGTCTAGTCTTTGGACACCCACTAGTAGGTCTAACACCATCGTAGTACAGAGAAGTCAGCCCTGGTGTAGGGTGGAGTCTGAccaaaaagcagaagagcttGCATCTGCCAGGAACTGCTTGCCAAATGCAGTGTGTGTACATCTCGCCTGTCCCTTTGCAAACAGGAGGGGATCAACCAGCTGCCCTGGCATGAAAATACCTGACAAACCCCCAGCTCCTTTGCCTTTTGGATCTTTGTGTCTGGGTGCATGCTTACAGCCTTTGACC CCCGTCATGATCCCAAATCTAAAAGACATCTTCCTGTTTCTTTGGTTGCTTCAGTGTGGAg GAGGAAATGTCGATGTACAGCAGAAACCTCCAATCCAGGTTGCCTTGCTCAAGGAAGAAATATCCATCCCCTGTAAAGTCATCTTCCCTTACATGCCGAAATACACCAAATTTTCAATCTCCTATTACTGGATTAATTCACTGGATCAGAAGACATTTATCTATAGTAGGGTGGAAAATGTAGCCATTCCTTCTGGAGAAGAGAATAAGACTGCTGCCTTATCTTATGACCACAGAATCATGCCACTTGAAAACACCTCCTCTACTGGCACGTACTACTGCGAGGTCAAATGGAATGGTATCCAAAAAATAGGAAAGGGAGTGTTTGTCCTTATTAGAG ATACAGGATACATAAATATCTTTTACAGCTGGGAAATCCTCATTACGCTTACTGTTCTTCTGGCTGTATTGAGCATCACTGCAACAGCTCTGCttctgtggaaaagaaag GTGTTGTTCCCTAGAAGGAACCAGCCAAATATCCTGAGACAGAAGGTAGAAACTCAGCTCCCTTCAGCCAGC CCACCACTACCACCTCCTGTCTATGAT AGCCTGGATGTGCAGCAAGTTGATGTCTATTCTAGCCTCGAGAACAACACAAACAACCCATCACACAGAAAGAATCCTCCAGGGAAG ACACCTAAGAAGCAAGAAACTCTAGAAGAATCCTCTGATACATTGTATGAGAATATTTAA